In Rosa rugosa chromosome 4, drRosRugo1.1, whole genome shotgun sequence, the genomic stretch AGATTCAAACTCTAGCCCTCTTGCTACTGCAACTTGGGCACTTGTACTGCTTGATATGCTCAGCCTTTGCAGGTGTAATCTTCACACATTTCCCATGAAACCATCTCTCACACACATCACAGCAAATCCAGAACTCGTCAGCGCCATAGTTGTCTCCACACGCCCCGCAAGTAGCACCttgttcatcatcttcttcttcttcttccccgcTTTCCTCGTCTTCTTTGGCTAGTGGAGACATCTTTACCCCTTTACTTGGGTTGATTTCAGGTTGCCGAGACTGCTCAGCACCAACAAAGCAAGAGCTACTATTAATTAACTAAAAACAAGAGGAAAGGAAACAAAAGCACTCAAAATAGTCTGTCTGCTTACCGGCTTCCCACTTGATTTGCTCTTGCTACTGTTGTGATGAATACCAGATTGGTTCATAGGCTGCCTAACATTGCCTGTCACAACTTCAAATATGGTGGGGAGATCATTTATCATCTGAAAGAGCTTCTTTCTACAAGTTCCAAAGTTAAACAAAGATTAGAACCAGCTTGATATTCTTATACACTAAATTGCATAGCAGAGGTGACTCTTTTTCCTGTCCTACAGCATGAAAGGCTCTACTCTGACATTCTTGATCCCATCAAGAAAGAAATTCAGTCTTATTGAGTTCGACaaatttgtcaaaatttagCATATTTAGCATATCAATTTATATCTCAACATCCATTCAATCTCAGTTCCAACTCCACTTTTATGAAATTCTCTATTGCTACGATATCTTCATACCCTTCATTAGCATGTAGTAAACTTAATTACAGCTGATAGCCAAACACCAGAAAAGTACAGTGAGGTAAATAATAAGATTACGGACTTCATAATGATCTTATTACACCGAGATAAGTCAGTATCGTGTCTCTTCAGAAAAGATTAAATCAGGCCAGCGAGGTGCTTTATAGGCCAAAGCCCATATTCAAAAATGAGAGAAATGGGATATTAAAAAAACTGACAACTATACATAACAAACAGCTGCACCGTCataacattaaaaaaaaaaattataaaaaaaaatacaccttcCAACATCCCTTGTATTTCAGGGAAGTTGGCACTGCAGACACCGGACCGGTATGTATGTATATGAAcgtgtctgtgtgtgtgtacTTGTGTGTGTGCGCGTATACCATCAGACCAAAGAAAAAGTATATACAACACTTTGTGTGAGGAGATTTGGGCTCCAAATAACTTGAGCATTTCTTCTAGGAAGGTAATGAAAGGTCTTAAAAGGTGGTACTCTAAATAGGTCAAAGAATTCTTTTATTAATAGTCAGCAGGCTTGACTAATGTAAGCGGCCATAAATGTCAGCTACTTAGATATGAATGACGAAAACCCgtgtaattaccaaaccaaaaAGGTGAATGAAGAAATCCTTGTAAACGAAATGATACTAGGACCTATGCTAAGAGGTTCGATTGCAGAACTATTAAAATTCACTCTATCAACTGATAGAATCCTAGATCAAAAGGGGGTAAAGAAAGGATAGCTTGAAGCAACCTCACACACAAAGAAATTCTTGATCAAATATGGAGTtacaaagaaaaatgaaaactttGGGGTACATTAATAATTTTCTCAAGGAAACTTTTCTTGTCGCCTAGGAAAATGTTGGTTCAAACAAGAAGCAAAGTGCCCGGTTGTAGTTGCTTTTCTACCATGTCTATACCACTGCTACTAGGATCATAAATATTACTCCCCCTTCTCATTGACTTATGCCAACAACCCTATCAACACTTGTAACATTCATGATACAGTAGGCTATTTCCTACAAGTCACTAAACCACATAATAACTTCATCAAGCAACAAGAAAGAACATGGAAACGAGACCTCACACATTAAAGCACATGAAAAAAATAGATGCCAAAAGCACTATGGGCAGAAACGTAATTTTCTACGAGTAACTAAAGATTTTCTCACTGACAAATCATATGAAGCAACCAAAGGACCTCCTATTTCAGATTTTCAGCTAAGCTCAAGCTGCTCCATGTAAGAATGTTCCTTTAGTATTTCTACCACATGAAATAGTGGAGCCCTATGTATATGATCCTTCATTGCACTACAACCACAAGGAACTGAAAACTACTGATTTGCATATCTAATAAAATGTAGTTCAGAAAAGAGAGGGAGGTAGAGAATTAGGTTTCAATTAGCAGAATAACATGGCATTTGTGGAGGGTTGAATAAAGTTTAAAGAGAATACAAGTGAAACCTCTGATCTTCTATGGTCTTTACTTTATGATGTCATGTATTGTTGAATATGCAATAGCAAACACGCTTTCAAAGGCTGCAACAGCTTAAGGATGTGCAAAGCATTGAGATTTCAAAGGCTTTCAACTTCTGATCTTCTATGGTCTTTACTTTATGATGTCATGTATTGTTGAATATGGAATAACAAATACACTTTCAAAGGCTGTAACAGCTTAAGGATGTGCAAAGCATTGATATTTCAATACTGATGCTAAGAAATACACAATCTGATTCACTACAAGACCCAATACATGGTTACagcatattataaaaaaaatacatatacaaTATATAATACATCAAGGATAGGGGCATCAAGTTAATATTATATAAAAACTTCTAATAAATAAGTCAAACGGCATTGCAAAAGTCATATCTATTGAATAAGATGTGTGACACCCTAAGTCCCTTTAGATTTATCAAAAAGCATGGATAGATACAGCATGATAATATACCGGAGTATCCTATGTATTGGAAAATGTTGCATATatgatttatttttaatttgggTTCTGAGTTTCCAACAATACACCAAATCATGTTTCTGCACCCCACTAAGCTTAAGATGTCAAATGCAACGTAGATACCAACAATGGATACACACAAATGCACAATCTGCTCAATGTTTCATAAGTTAGACCCTTTTTCTGTTTGCAGATATGGAGAttattttaaaatttatttaagTTCTAACAAATTTATCCTGCCCCTCTTACTCCTTTTTTCAAAGAataaaagacaagaaaaataACAGGGTCCTCTCTTCACTAGACTGAATGTAGATAAATTTCGTTAAAAACATAGTTCAACAGTTTTCAGAAGAGTAACAATGGATAATTAGATGAATAATTTGCAACCAAGAATTTGCATTTGATAGTGTTGTGATCCAATGGGATAACCACCAAATTAAAATTCATTATATCAATATGGTTATGCATTTCATTTCACAATGGGTAAAATAACCACAAGGGGTAAATTTTTCTAAGAAAACTTGCTAGCCTACTGGATGCAAATTGTTATGTGCGTGTGGCAAGGGAAAAGTAGTACGTACCTTTCATTTTTGCCAAACCCAAAGCGTGCACCAAAATAGAATGCAACAGCAAGCAACCATGAATCACTGTGAACTGCAACCAGCGACAACCAGTCCTTCTCCGCCATCCCATCTCTAGCGAAGTTTATACCTAATGCTGGTTCAGGAAGCTCAGGAGGCACCTCCTCAACAGGAAGGTTAACTTCCCATGCCTCATTTGGCAGTCCATATAGACACAAGTTCTCCTTGTCTATAAGCACAACACTCTTGTGTTAAACACAcatcataaaaacaaaaatagacaACGTCATAGCCACATGAAATACTAACTCTTCTAGATACTTTACAACTCCAAAAACAGAAGGTAAAAAACACTAAACAACATAACAATTCATAATAAAAGTTGCTAGAAATCCTAGTACTTTTCAAACAAAgctccaaaagaaaaggaaaaactttGTGCTTGCTTGCCAACGGTACAGCAGTAAGCAGGCTCGTTTAAAAATAATGAaaccaaagaaaaagataagaaaCAATCAAAGGAAGGAAATTGCACCTTAATCATCTAATTGATTGCATCGACCAAGAATTACCACCCAGTTTGTAGATTAACTTGGGGTATATATTCAAACTAATCAATCAGATACCAATATTAGTAAGATAAATCAAACATATTGACTTCTCATACCACGCTTGCAATACCAAATGTGAAATGACAGGAAGCAACCAGACGACTCGCCATTTGGCTTCATGCAAAAACTTTAAACAGGTTAATTTTGGAAAAACGTGTTTGACTTGATAATAGTAACTATGAATCAGGAAGCAGCGAAACACGAGAAGAGTAAATCATTCATGAGCATGGTGGGCAGCTAAATTCACATCATAAACAAGAGGGCAACATTGGAAATTTTGAATTGATGAAGACAGAaatgagaaaaggaaaagagaacAAGAGGACCCACCAGGATCGCACTGCTGGTAAAACTTCTGAACGTCTGGAAAACCACACACAAAAGCCAAACAAGCCGCCATGAGAATTGGAAGGAAATCAATATAATCTCTACTACTGGTATAAAGAGAAAAAGGGAAAAATCGAGGGAGCGAACCGGTGGTGAGGGCCTTAATCAAACCGGCGCGTCGGCCTCTGAAGTCGCTGAAGACTTCCTCCACTGTTCGAGGTACTGGGTGCGGTATGCCCTCCattgtcgctctctctctcgctctcgctcTGGCTCTACCGTTCAATCTCAATCTCAATGTCAACTGATACCTACCGGACAATCAGAGGAGCATGGCGAAGATGCAATTGAATTGTGGGAattgaaattagggtttgttAGTTTGATGAATTGGGGATTTTAATTGTGAAATGTAATTGGAAGAAGGAGATAGAGAGAGGTGTGGCAATTGCAAGCATAAGGAGTAAAATGGGagattggaagaagaagaagaagaggggagGATTTAAAGGAAGGGTTGAGATATGACAACTCGCTCGCAGAGCACTacctcgctctctctctctctctctctctctctctagaggggttttaccttctttttttttttgcaatcttTTCTTTCTGGTCTGATTGGTGATGCGGCCAAGGCCTTATTTGAATTggatattttattttcaataggTTAATACAAAAGTCATCGAAAAAATTAGGTTAATACAAAAGACATAATTAAATGCatttagtctttttttttattatataagaTAAACTAGTCTTCCTGCACGCGCGCGATGCGCGTGCGTATTGTCATTCATCTTTTGTTACGCATGTTTGAAATGTTACTCATGAGTGCAATATAATTTCTGTGTTGCATATTACGTAACTCTTACCCCATACAGAAATTATAAAACATTGTATATGTCTTTAGCAATTCATTAGTAAAATATATAAAACTTTgcataaaaatagaaaatagagaAAGGACCACTCTCGCGCGTGTGATTTGTTTATATTTAgtctatttgttttttttttttttactggaaatcaaacaaacaatatATGTGTAagaatcctttttcttttacacATTTACTAAAATGTTGTTTGCATGGTGTTAAGACAGTAATTTACAAATAATTTTTCATTAAAGCCTATACAATTGATGCgattggagaaaaaaaaaattatctttagctctttttattttttactgcATCGACCCTTACAATAAATTTCCTGTTGTTGAGGAAGGCTACTTTCTGAGTGGAATGCTACTTGCACCCACGAAGCTACGGTGAA encodes the following:
- the LOC133743411 gene encoding PHD finger protein ALFIN-LIKE 7-like, giving the protein MEGIPHPVPRTVEEVFSDFRGRRAGLIKALTTDVQKFYQQCDPDKENLCLYGLPNEAWEVNLPVEEVPPELPEPALGINFARDGMAEKDWLSLVAVHSDSWLLAVAFYFGARFGFGKNERKKLFQMINDLPTIFEVVTGNVRQPMNQSGIHHNSSKSKSSGKPSRQPEINPSKGVKMSPLAKEDEESGEEEEEDDEQGATCGACGDNYGADEFWICCDVCERWFHGKCVKITPAKAEHIKQYKCPSCSSKRARV